The following are from one region of the Osmerus mordax isolate fOsmMor3 chromosome 1, fOsmMor3.pri, whole genome shotgun sequence genome:
- the camk1a gene encoding calcium/calmodulin-dependent protein kinase type 1 gives MMPLGEDGNGWKKKTSDIKENYDFKEVLGTGAFSEVVLAEEKRTQRLVAIKCIPKKALEGKENNIENEIAVLHRIKHTNIVSLEDIFESTSHLYLVMQLVSGGELFDRIVEKGFYTERDASKLIHQILDAVKYLHDMGIVHRDLKPENLLYYSMDEDSKIMISDFGLSKIEGSGSVMSTACGTPGYVAPEVLAQKPYSKAVDCWSIGVISYILLCGYPPFYDENDAKLFEQILKAEYEFDSPYWDDISDSAKDFICHLMEKDHSKRYTCEQALLHPWICGDTALDKNIHESVSAQIKKNFAKSKWKQAFNATAVVRHMRRLQLGTSLEGPSQITPTSPCHSHLLPEEEEEEEEEGNEEEESLSHCEDGRRGSAEGSADRDSLRSCTYCCRPASRV, from the exons ATGATGCCCCTTGGAGAGGATGGAAATGGATGGAAAAAGAAGACATCAGACATCAAAGAGAACTATGACTTCAAAGAAGTGCTGGGAAC GGGGGCGTTCTCTGAGGTGGTCCTAGCAGAGGAAAAGAGGACCCAGAGGCTGGTGGCCATCAAGTGCATCCCCAAGAAAGCCCTGGAGGGCAAGGAGAACAACATTGAGAATGAGATTGCTGTCCTGCACAG AATCAAACATACCAACATCGTCTCACTGGAGGACATATTTGAGAGCACCTCCCATCTGTATCTGGTCATGCAGCT TGTATCTGGTGGGGAGCTGTTTGACCGGATCGTAGAGAAGGGCTTCTACACAGAGAGGGACGCCAGCAAACTTATCCACCAGATACTGGATGCTGTTAAATACCTCCATGACATGGGTATTGTCCACAGAGACTTGAAG CCTGAAAACCTGCTGTACTACAGCATGGACGAGGACTCCAAGATCATGATCAGTGACTTTGGTCTGTCTAAGATCGAGGGTTCTGGCAGTGTCATGTCCACAGCCTGTGGGACCCCTGGCTATGTGG ctcctgaggtGTTGGCTCAGAAACCTTACAGCAAAGCAGTAGACTGTTGGTCCATAGGGGTTATCTCCTACATATT ATTATGTGGATACCCTCCGTTTTACGACGAGAATGATGCCAAGCTTTTTGAGCAGATTTTGAAAGCAGAGTACGAGTTTGACTCTCCATACTGGGATGACATCTCTGATTCAG CCAAAGACTTTATCTGTCATCTGATGGAGAAGGACCACTCAAAGAGATACACCTGTGAACAGGCCCTCCTGCACCCCTG GATCTGTGGAGACACCGCTTTGGATAAGAATATCCACGAGTCTGTCAGTGCACAAATCAAGAAGAACTTTGCTAAAAGTAAATGGAAG CAAGCGTTTAATGCCACAGCGGTGGTGAGACACATGCGGAGGCTGCAGCTGGGGACCAGCCTGGAGGGCCCCAGTCAGATCACTCCCACCAGCCCCTGCCACAGCCATCTGCtcccagaggaggaagaggaggaggaggaggagggaaatgaggaggaggagagct tgtCTCACTGTGAGGATGGTCGTCGTGGGAGTGCGGAGGGCAGTGCTGACCGGGACAGTCTGAGGAGCTGCACCTATTGCTGCAGACCTGCCAGCCGCGTCTGA
- the LOC136945570 gene encoding protein FAM107B, producing MGVTYGKKREHNPQHASTGSWTHVKGPVYCALQREEDGQKGGEDLGLSQEQVQSGDMQTLPSQPYDQEEISDLIIPKKLINPVKVSKNHQELHKELKMTYKRTVCPEGKPELQRVLEKRNWEQGRKQKREEEAKRNTSPFHQELLKRQQRLEELERELGLQQNGQDSSPEFIRVRESLRRTTILDAGEKKV from the exons ATGGGAGTCACCTATGGAAAGAAG AGAGAACACAATCCCCAGCATGCATCTACGGGGAGTTGGACACACGTGAAAGGACCAG TCTACTGTGccctgcagagggaggaggatggacaaAAAGGTGGAGAAGACCTGGGTCTGAGTCAGGAACAGGTCCAGTCAGGTGACATGCAGACACTTCCTTCACAGCCATATGACCAGGAAGAGATCAGTGATCTAATCATTCCCAAAAAACTCATCAACCCTGTCAAAGTGTCCAAGAATCATCAGGAGCTTCATAAGGAATTAAAAATGACCTATAAGAG AACTGTGTGTCCAGAGGGGAAGCCAGAGCTCCAACGTGTCCTGGAGAAGAGGAACTGGGAACAAGGGAGGaaacagaagagagaagaggaagcaaAGAGAAACACGTCCCCTTTTCACCAGGAACTTCTCAAGAGGCaacagaggctggaggag CTGGAGAGAGAACTAGGTCTGCAGCAGAATGGGCAAGACAGTTCACCTGAGTTCATCAGGGTCAGAGAGAGCCTGAGAAGAACCACCATACTGGACGCTGGAGAGAAGAAGGTCTAA